From the Anguilla anguilla isolate fAngAng1 chromosome 6, fAngAng1.pri, whole genome shotgun sequence genome, one window contains:
- the mb21d2 gene encoding protein MB21D2, with the protein MAAPVQASRAGSVNSVGNSPTATPNNPNNNNKIIPGYPELDFRSGARIEELNKLIQEFSRHDQREYDDQRALEIHTAKDFIFSMLGLVQKLDQKLPVANEYLLLSGGVREGVVDMDLDELNVYARGTDFDLDFTLLVPALKLHDRNQPVTLDMRHSALCHSWLSLRLFDEGTINKWKDCCTVVDHLNGATNYFFSPTLVADWFHESIGMVLAEVQKKPQRGMPKVEKVEKNGTVISVILGVGSSRMLYDIVPVVSFKGWPAVAQSWLMENHFWDGKITEEEVISGFYLLPACSCSGRKENEWRLSFARSEVQLKKCISSSLMQAYQACKALIIKLLSRPKAISPYHLRSVMLWACDRLPANYLSQDDFSAHFLLGLIDDLQHCLVNKMCPNYFIPQCNMLEHLSEETAMLHARRLSSVRQDPAEHLRTAIEHAKAANRLTLDLQRHGSAASLPSPQSDPGDQQPDDRLAKKLQQLVTENPGKSISVFINPDDVTRPHFRIDDKFF; encoded by the exons ATGGCGGCCCCTGTTCAAGCCAGCCGGGCTGGATCCGTGAACAGCGTTGGGAACAGCCCGACTGCAACGCCCAACAACccgaataacaacaacaaaattatCCCCGGCTACCCTGAACTCGATTTCAGGTCTGGTGCAAGGATTGAAGAGTTGAACAAGCTGATCCAGGAATTCAGCAGGCACGATCAACGTGAATATGACGACCAGAGAGCCTTGGAGATTCACACCGCGAAAGACTTCATCTTTTCTATGCTTG GATTGGTGCAGAAGTTGGACCAGAAGCTCCCCGTAGCCAACGAGTACCTGCTGCTGTCGGGCGGGGTGCGGGAGGGTGTGGTGGACATGGACCTGGACGAGCTGAACGTCTACGCGCGGGGGACGGACTTCGACCTGGACTTCACCCTGCTGGTGCCCGCCCTGAAGCTGCACGACCGGAACCAGCCGGTCACCCTGGACATGCGCCACTCCGCGCTCTGCCACTCCTGGCTCAGCCTGCGGCTCTTCGACGAGGGCACCATCAACAAGTGGAAGGACTGCTGCACCGTCGTGGACCACCTCAACGGCGCCACCAACTACTTCTTCTCGCCGACGCTGGTGGCCGACTGGTTCCACGAGTCCATCGGCATGGTGCTGGCGGAGGTGCAGAAGAAGCCGCAGCGGGGCATGCCCAAggtggagaaggtggagaagaACGGCACCGTCATCTCCGTCATCCTCGGCGTGGGCAGCAGCCGCATGCTCTACGACATCGTGCCCGTGGTGTCCTTCAAGGGCTGGCCGGCCGTGGCCCAGAGCTGGCTGATGGAGAACCACTTCTGGGACGGCAAGATCACGGAGGAGGAGGTGATCAGCGGCTTCTACCTGCTCCCCGCCTGCTCCTGCAGCGGCCGCAAGGAGAACGAGTGGCGGCTGTCGTTCGCCCGCAGCGAGGTGCAGCTGAAGAAGTGCATCTCCAGCAGCCTGATGCAGGCCTACCAGGCGTGCAAGGCCCTCATCATCAAACTGCTGTCCCGGCCCAAGGCCATCAGCCCCTACCACCTGCGCAGCGTCATGCTCTGGGCCTGCGACAGGCTTCCCGCCAACTACCTGTCCCAGGACGACTTCTCCGCCCACTTCCTGCTGGGCCTCATCGACGACCTGCAGCACTGCCTGGTCAACAAGATGTGCCCCAACTACTTCATCCCGCAGTGCAACATGCTGGAGCACCTGTCGGAGGAGACGGCCATGCTGCACGCCCGCAGGCTGTCCTCGGTGCGCCAGGACCCGGCTGAGCACCTGCGCACCGCTATCGAGCACGCCAAGGCCGCCAACCGGCTGACGCTGGACCTGCAGCGGCACGGGAGCGCGGCCAGCCTGCCGTCGCCGCAGTCCGACCCCGGCGACCAGCAGCCCGACGACCGCCTGGCCAagaagctgcagcagctggtgaCGGAGAACCCGGGGAAGTCCATCTCCGTCTTCATCAACCCCGACGACGTCACGCGGCCCCACTTCCGCATCGACGACAAGTTCTTCTGA